A genome region from Fibrobacter sp. UBA4297 includes the following:
- a CDS encoding B12-binding domain-containing radical SAM protein: protein MFIKLIQPKMYRRPMDTDIKLHMAPPLGLLTIVNLVRKEHQVQLENENIQQIHYDDTPDIVGISVTVDTLPRAIEISRRFREKGCIVVAGGIHITTAYDTIPENVFDVLCIGAAEGTWPQIIKDFQENNLKPVYRCQKALEGNQIVSPAYDFLKKGEYLYCHVVHTSRGCPFRCDFCYNSAKAHQYVNRNIKDVLADIKAVRSRHIMFIDDNFAGNPKWTKQFLKEIMPLHLKWRAAVSINTAFDEEMLDLMKESGCQSLFIGFESINPESVRGVHKVQNHTQEYEKAIRAIHEKGIMINASFVFGLDGDSPETFRTTLDWIVKNKIETVTSHILTPYPGTALYDRMKAEGRILTEDLSLYNTAHVVYQPKGMTKQELYQGYLWIYKQIYSLKNIIRRCPESKSVRASYFTFNFLYRKYGKFTDKLCRALSYEKIGSIAERIAKSI from the coding sequence TTGTTTATTAAATTGATTCAACCTAAGATGTACCGTCGTCCGATGGATACGGATATCAAGTTGCACATGGCGCCTCCTCTAGGTTTGCTTACGATTGTAAATCTTGTTCGAAAAGAACACCAAGTGCAATTAGAAAATGAGAATATTCAACAAATTCATTATGACGATACGCCTGATATTGTTGGGATTTCGGTCACGGTTGACACTTTGCCGCGGGCAATCGAGATTTCTCGGCGTTTCCGTGAAAAAGGCTGTATCGTTGTTGCCGGAGGGATTCATATAACTACAGCTTATGATACCATTCCGGAAAATGTTTTTGATGTACTTTGTATCGGAGCTGCTGAGGGAACGTGGCCGCAGATTATCAAGGATTTTCAGGAAAATAATTTAAAGCCAGTCTATCGTTGCCAAAAGGCGCTCGAAGGGAATCAAATCGTTTCGCCAGCATACGATTTTCTAAAAAAAGGTGAATATTTGTATTGCCATGTTGTACATACGAGCCGTGGTTGCCCCTTCCGTTGTGATTTTTGTTATAACAGCGCAAAAGCGCATCAATATGTAAATCGCAATATCAAAGATGTTCTGGCTGATATCAAAGCGGTTCGTTCAAGGCATATCATGTTTATCGATGATAATTTTGCGGGAAACCCGAAATGGACGAAACAGTTTCTTAAAGAAATCATGCCTTTGCATTTAAAATGGAGAGCAGCGGTATCCATCAATACCGCCTTTGACGAAGAAATGCTTGACTTGATGAAAGAATCGGGGTGCCAAAGTTTATTTATCGGTTTTGAAAGCATCAATCCAGAATCTGTACGTGGTGTTCATAAAGTGCAGAACCATACGCAGGAATACGAAAAGGCGATTAGGGCGATTCATGAAAAAGGAATAATGATTAATGCAAGTTTTGTATTCGGGCTAGACGGAGATTCTCCTGAAACGTTTAGAACAACGCTTGACTGGATTGTGAAAAATAAAATTGAAACGGTTACGTCGCACATTCTGACTCCTTATCCTGGGACGGCTCTCTATGACAGGATGAAAGCTGAAGGAAGAATTTTGACTGAAGACCTCTCGCTTTACAATACCGCTCATGTGGTTTATCAACCGAAAGGAATGACTAAACAGGAACTGTATCAAGGTTATCTTTGGATATACAAGCAAATATATAGCCTGAAAAATATAATACGTCGGTGTCCAGAATCGAAAAGTGTAAGAGCTTCTTATTTTACGTTTAATTTTCTTTATCGTAAATATGGAAAATTTACAGATAAACTCTGCCGTGCGCTGTCATATGAAAAGATTGGATCAATTGCTGAGAGAATAGCAAAATCCATTTAA
- a CDS encoding SIR2 family protein → MMQSNCYRRIFVLGSGFSKSFSPQMPTLRDLNELIPFGIPDEFPHFRDYCKRFLTLCNGDSDYLGIEPLATSILSAQIFPGERERLYHASLRFELLRFIASVIRSDNVLDESAAAILKKFLESCENDSASGARETLLLSFNYDTLIETAIAKDKELCEQVSVDYGVKIDPADRSAKRGKSNRTIDLIKLHGSLNWFPVKGASDELDLKNVCEVEPQDRSFPIYCEDTPIFIPMAHAKESFLRGSLFNLLWSKADYYLKNAEEIYFIGYGFPKTDINNLEFLLRHRDRFKKVVVFEHDGSHDLQRLQKLLGESLVESCDAKEFLEKL, encoded by the coding sequence ATGATGCAGTCGAATTGTTATCGCCGTATTTTTGTACTTGGTTCTGGTTTCAGCAAGTCTTTTTCGCCGCAGATGCCTACGCTCCGCGACTTGAACGAACTTATCCCTTTTGGAATCCCGGACGAGTTCCCGCATTTTCGCGATTACTGCAAGCGCTTTTTGACGCTTTGCAACGGCGATAGCGATTACTTGGGCATTGAGCCTTTGGCGACTTCTATTCTCTCGGCGCAGATTTTCCCGGGCGAGCGTGAACGCCTTTACCATGCGTCGCTTCGCTTTGAACTGTTGCGTTTTATTGCAAGTGTCATCCGTAGCGACAACGTGTTAGACGAATCCGCTGCGGCGATTCTCAAAAAGTTTTTGGAGTCTTGCGAAAACGATTCGGCATCGGGTGCCCGCGAAACGCTTTTGCTCTCGTTCAATTACGACACGCTTATTGAAACTGCAATTGCCAAGGATAAGGAACTTTGCGAACAAGTTTCTGTTGATTATGGTGTAAAGATTGACCCTGCTGACCGCTCGGCAAAACGCGGTAAATCCAACCGCACCATAGACCTTATCAAATTGCATGGCTCGCTCAACTGGTTCCCTGTCAAGGGTGCAAGCGATGAACTCGATTTGAAAAATGTCTGCGAAGTCGAACCGCAAGACCGCAGTTTCCCCATCTACTGCGAAGACACGCCCATTTTCATTCCGATGGCGCATGCCAAGGAATCTTTCTTGCGCGGGAGTCTTTTCAACTTGCTTTGGTCTAAGGCCGATTACTACCTGAAAAATGCCGAAGAGATTTACTTTATCGGTTACGGATTCCCGAAGACGGACATCAACAATCTGGAATTTCTGTTGCGCCATCGCGACCGCTTCAAGAAGGTGGTCGTCTTTGAACACGATGGCAGCCATGACCTGCAACGCTTGCAGAAACTGCTCGGCGAAAGCCTCGTCGAGTCCTGCGACGCAAAAGAGTTCTTGGAAAAACTTTAA
- a CDS encoding histidine phosphatase family protein yields MTNDFIQLSDFFAQVDWNSKIYLLLRHAERNHITPDDKDFGAHVGLTDCGRRQAVALGKMIPAIGDAVYFSSPVGRCMETAKCIGEGRKLAGFGACAGASVNVTPLNELGDFFVRDVPAYEQTLREGFYEGICKWLESGEHGAFWPLHERAEQMREMMFAKGDSRFNIFVTHDAWIVPCLSHFCGFKFEPKCWMNFLTGLAFERPEKGNVKVTPVTALETGWLHF; encoded by the coding sequence ATGACTAACGACTTTATACAACTTTCTGACTTTTTTGCCCAGGTTGACTGGAATTCTAAAATTTATCTGCTGTTGCGCCATGCCGAACGCAATCACATCACGCCGGACGATAAGGACTTTGGTGCGCATGTGGGGCTTACGGATTGTGGGCGCCGCCAGGCGGTAGCGCTTGGGAAAATGATTCCTGCGATTGGCGATGCGGTGTACTTTTCGAGCCCGGTCGGGCGTTGTATGGAAACCGCGAAGTGCATTGGTGAAGGTCGCAAGCTCGCGGGCTTTGGGGCTTGTGCGGGCGCCTCGGTTAATGTCACGCCGCTCAATGAACTTGGTGATTTCTTTGTTCGTGATGTGCCTGCGTATGAGCAGACGTTGCGAGAAGGCTTTTACGAAGGTATCTGCAAGTGGCTGGAATCGGGTGAACATGGCGCGTTCTGGCCGCTTCACGAGCGAGCGGAACAGATGCGCGAGATGATGTTTGCAAAAGGCGATTCGCGTTTCAACATCTTCGTGACGCACGATGCCTGGATTGTGCCGTGCCTTTCGCATTTTTGCGGTTTTAAATTTGAACCGAAATGCTGGATGAATTTTCTGACGGGGCTTGCTTTTGAACGCCCTGAAAAGGGCAACGTGAAAGTAACTCCCGTGACCGCACTTGAAACCGGCTGGTTGCATTTTTAG
- a CDS encoding phosphatase PAP2 family protein, protein MFKKISDFDNRVSVYWTNRHFSAKTTKFLKFYVRLGDGYIWALFIAFLIWKIGWESFLPILWQALVSLAMSLLIYEGVKLSTKRPRPFAANPQIKAEVPPLDKYSFPSGHTMNNLAVASTVFFCVPQYGWIMMLLPLTWGLLRVYFGVHWFSDIVCGFLLGILSFALGHALWVPLAAAIGA, encoded by the coding sequence ATGTTCAAGAAGATTTCTGATTTTGACAATCGCGTTTCGGTTTACTGGACGAACCGGCATTTCTCAGCGAAGACGACGAAGTTCCTCAAGTTTTACGTGCGTCTGGGTGACGGCTATATTTGGGCTTTGTTCATTGCGTTTTTGATTTGGAAAATTGGTTGGGAAAGTTTTTTGCCGATTCTTTGGCAGGCGCTTGTTTCGCTGGCGATGAGCCTTTTGATTTATGAAGGCGTTAAGCTCAGCACTAAGCGTCCGCGTCCGTTTGCCGCAAATCCGCAAATCAAGGCGGAGGTCCCGCCGCTCGACAAGTACAGTTTTCCGTCGGGCCATACGATGAACAATCTGGCGGTGGCGAGCACGGTGTTCTTTTGCGTGCCGCAGTACGGATGGATCATGATGCTGTTGCCGCTCACGTGGGGGCTTTTGCGTGTTTATTTTGGCGTGCACTGGTTTTCGGATATCGTCTGCGGATTCTTGCTTGGCATCTTGAGTTTTGCGCTCGGACACGCTTTGTGGGTTCCGCTCGCTGCTGCGATAGGAGCATAA
- a CDS encoding DUF4258 domain-containing protein, producing MNITKHAFERMSERGITVEMLSSLLKGKKYIRKSRNGRFVIIGKADSKLWSVVTDSDLYTVITVRRSHEDEEVLWNSK from the coding sequence ATGAATATAACGAAACACGCTTTCGAGCGAATGAGCGAACGGGGAATAACGGTTGAAATGCTTTCATCCTTGTTGAAAGGGAAAAAATATATCCGAAAATCGAGAAATGGAAGATTTGTCATTATCGGGAAAGCTGATTCGAAGTTATGGTCGGTTGTCACTGACTCGGATCTTTATACGGTTATTACAGTTAGACGTTCTCATGAAGATGAGGAGGTATTATGGAATTCAAAGTAG